Genomic window (Elstera cyanobacteriorum):
GTCGGGCGTCAGATCGGTCGGCAGCACCAGCCGCCCGATGGGTTTCGACGGTTGACCGTTCGGCGCTTCCGACGCGGGATCGATCACCCAGGCGCCGTCTTCCAGCGTTGCTGTGGGGGCATCGACGCGGGAAACGAAGCGGCCCTGCGCATCGTAGCGCAGGATCATCACGCCCCCCAGGCTGCGCAGATCGCGGCTGACCTGATCGGCGTGAATGATCGCGGTCGCGCCGCCGCCGCCCGCCTGCCGCAGCCAGAGACCAGCGGGGGAGACGACCATCTGTTCCACTTGCCCGCGCAGCAGCCGACCTTCCAACACCTCATAGCGGGCGAAGGTGACGGCGGCGAGCTGGTTTAGCAGCGCGACTTTCAAAATGCCCAGGCCAACCGCCACAAAAAGGGCGGGGGCAAGGAACTGCCAGACGGAAATCCCCGCCGCGCGTGCCACGATCAACTCGTTGCTGCGCGTCAGGCGCCAGAAGGCCATGATCGCGCCGAACAGCACGGCGAAGGGCATCAGGGTTTGCGCGGTCTGCGGCAGTTTCAACAGGGCGAGATGCAGCACCGTGGCAAGGCCAACATCGGGCTTACTGGCCGCCCGGCGCAGCAGTTCCACCGAATCGGCGAGGAAAATCACCGCCGACAGGCCGAAGAAGAAACTGAGCAGCCAGACGCCGAAATGCTTGGCGATATAGCCGCAGAATAGCGGGGAAATGCGCATCAGCGCGCCTCCGTCGCGGGGGAAAACAGCGTGGGGCGGGCGATGACCAGCGCTGCGACCGCCACTGTTACCAGCGGCAGCAGGTAGAACAGCAGCACGGCGCCGCTCATACGGTTCGCCAAACTGCCGAAGGCGAAGAACAGCCCTTGCACCGCAGCCGCCAGCACGACGGCCAGCAGAATGCGTCGGTTCTGGCCGCGCCGGTTGAAATCGCCGGACAGCAGCGCACCGAAGGCAATCGCCAGAAACGCCGGGATCATCAGCGGCGCAGCAAGGCGCTGATGGGCTTCGATGAAAAAGCCGCGCCGGGTGCGGTCGTCCACCCCATCCTCCGGCCACAGCAATTCATCAAGGTAGCGTTCGGTGCCTTCGCGCTGGCGATTAACAATCTCGCCGGTCACCCGGTTGATATCCACCGTGTAGCGGTCGAAGAACAGAAAGCTGATGCGGCCCGTCGTGCGGTCGAGTTCCTGCCGATTGCCGTTGATCATCACCAGGCGCGGGCCATCGGGGCTTTGCACCATCGTTCCCCGGTCGGCGATATAGGTCGCGGGCCGGTCGGCGATGCGGCTGTCGTGGGCCATAATGCCGAAGAGATCGCCTTCCACCCCCTGCTCGCGCACGAACAGCGTCAGCTTATCGTCAAGCTGGGTAAAAACACCCTCTTGCAGCAGCACGGCAGTAAAATTATTGCGCAGATTGGCCTGCAAATCCTTGAAAGCGCGGTAGGAGGCCGGGAGGCCGTAGAGCGTTAACCCGTAGCCGACCAGCAGCAGCGCTGCCATCACCATCACTGCCGGGCGCATCAACTGGCTCGGCCCCAGCCCGGCTGCGCGCATCGCCAGCAACTCGCTATCCGCCTGCAAGCCGTTGTAGGTGAACAGCACGGCGGCAAACAGCGCGATAGGCAGGATCACCGTCAGGAAGTTCGGCAGCACCAGGGCCGAAATGGTGATGAAGGTCGAGACCGGCAGCCCGCGGTTCACCGTCAGGTCGATGAAACGGAGCGACTGGCTAAGCCAGATGGCGGCGGCAAGAACGGCGAGTACGGCGAGCGTCGCGACCAGAACCTGCCGGGCGATATAACGGTCGAAGCGGGTCAACATCGGCGGCACTATAGGCGGCAGGGCAGCCCGTCGCTAGTCCCCCCTTGCAGGGGGCGCCCGCGCATCGTACATCCCCGCTATCACGCCCTAAGGGGCAAGGAGGAATGATGGATCGGTCGGCGAAGATTCTGGTGGCCGGGGCGCGGGGCCTTGTCGGTGGGGCGATT
Coding sequences:
- the lptG gene encoding LPS export ABC transporter permease LptG, yielding MRISPLFCGYIAKHFGVWLLSFFFGLSAVIFLADSVELLRRAASKPDVGLATVLHLALLKLPQTAQTLMPFAVLFGAIMAFWRLTRSNELIVARAAGISVWQFLAPALFVAVGLGILKVALLNQLAAVTFARYEVLEGRLLRGQVEQMVVSPAGLWLRQAGGGGATAIIHADQVSRDLRSLGGVMILRYDAQGRFVSRVDAPTATLEDGAWVIDPASEAPNGQPSKPIGRLVLPTDLTPDRIQESFARPETMSFWALPDFISVLESAGFSATRHRLYLHSQLAVPVLLGAMVLIAATFSLRPARRGGVGARIGLGVLIGFGFYLMNDLVQALGKSASIPVLMAAWTPAAIGCLFGLATLLYLEDG
- the lptF gene encoding LPS export ABC transporter permease LptF encodes the protein MLTRFDRYIARQVLVATLAVLAVLAAAIWLSQSLRFIDLTVNRGLPVSTFITISALVLPNFLTVILPIALFAAVLFTYNGLQADSELLAMRAAGLGPSQLMRPAVMVMAALLLVGYGLTLYGLPASYRAFKDLQANLRNNFTAVLLQEGVFTQLDDKLTLFVREQGVEGDLFGIMAHDSRIADRPATYIADRGTMVQSPDGPRLVMINGNRQELDRTTGRISFLFFDRYTVDINRVTGEIVNRQREGTERYLDELLWPEDGVDDRTRRGFFIEAHQRLAAPLMIPAFLAIAFGALLSGDFNRRGQNRRILLAVVLAAAVQGLFFAFGSLANRMSGAVLLFYLLPLVTVAVAALVIARPTLFSPATEAR